One genomic window of Enoplosus armatus isolate fEnoArm2 chromosome 19, fEnoArm2.hap1, whole genome shotgun sequence includes the following:
- the yy1b gene encoding transcriptional repressor protein YY1b isoform X1 — MASGDTLYIETDGSEMPAEIVELHEIEVETIPVETIETTVVGGDDDDDDDDDGQPMIALQPLVTDDPNSIHHHHHHHHQEVILVQTREEVVGGDDSDLHTDGGSGFEDQILIPVPAPGVEDEYIEQTLVTVAGKSSVGRVKRGGGTGGKKAGKKSYLSGSEAGGRKWEQKQVQIKTLEGEFSVTMWASDIDHESVVEEQIVGENSPPDYSEYMTGKKLPPGGIPGIDLSDPKQLAEFARMKPRKVKEDDAPRTIACPHKGCTKMFRDNSAMRKHLHTHGPRVHVCAECGKAFVESSKLKRHQLVHTGEKPFQCTFEGCGKRFSLDFNLRTHVRIHTGDRPYVCPFDGCNKKFAQSTNLKSHILTHAKAKNNQ; from the exons ATGGCATCCGGAGATACGCTGTACATTGAGACAGACGGCTCGGAGATGCCGGCCGAGATCGTGGAGCTTCACGAGATAGAAGTGGAAACGATACCGGTGGAGACTATAGAGACCACGGTGGTCGGCGGggatgacgacgacgacgacgacgacgacgggCAGCCCATGATCGCGCTCCAGCCGCTGGTCACGGACGACCCCAACTCgatccaccaccaccaccaccaccaccaccaggagGTGATTCTGGTCCAGACCCGGGAGGAGGTAGTCGGTGGGGACGACTCGGACCTGCACACGGACGGCGGCAGCGGGTTCGAGGACCAGATCCTCATCCCGGTACCGGCTCCGGGGGTGGAGGACGAGTACATCGAACAGACTTTAGTGACTGTCGCTGGGAAGAGCTCAGTGGGTCGGGTGAAACGGGGAGGCGGCACTGGTGGCAAGAAAGCGGGCAAAAAGAGCTATTTAAGCGGCTCGGAGGCTGGCGGAAGAAAATGGGAGCAGAAGCAGGTGCAAATAAAGACACTGGAGGGGGAATTCTCTGTTACAATGTGGGCCTCGG ACATTGACCATGAGTCGGTGGTGGAGGAGCAGATCGTCGGGGAGAACTCCCCTCCGGATTACTCGGAGTACATGACAGGGAAGAAGCTGCCCCCTGGTGGTATCCCGGGGATCGACCTATCGGACCCCAAACAGCTGGCCGAGTTTGCCAG GATGAAGCCCAGGAAAGTCAAAGAAGACGATGCTCCCCGGACGATAGCTTGCCCTCATAAA GGCTGCACAAAGATGTTCAGGGATAACTCAGCCATGAGGAAGCATCTCCACACCCACGGACCCCGCGTGCACGTCTGCGCCGAGTGCGGCAAGGCGTTTGTCGAGAGCTCCAAACTCAAACGTCACCAACTTGTTCACACAGGGGAGAAACCCTTCCAG TGTACCTTTGAAGGCTGCGGGAAACGGTTTTCTTTGGACTTCAACCTGCGCACGCACGTGCGGATCCACACTGGAGACCGGCCCTACGTCTGCCCTTTCGACGGCTGCAATAAGAAGTTCGCGCAGTCAACCAACCTGAAGtctcacatcctcacacacGCCAAAGCCAAAAATAACCAATGA
- the yy1b gene encoding transcriptional repressor protein YY1b isoform X2, whose translation MASGDTLYIETDGSEMPAEIVELHEIEVETIPVETIETTVVGGDDDDDDDDDGQPMIALQPLVTDDPNSIHHHHHHHHQEVILVQTREEVVGGDDSDLHTDGGSGFEDQILIPVPAPGVEDEYIEQTLVTVAGKSSVGRVKRGGGTGGKKAGKKSYLSGSEAGGRKWEQKQVQIKTLEGEFSVTMWASDDNKDIDHESVVEEQIVGENSPPDYSEYMTGKKLPPGGIPGIDLSDPKQLAEFARMKPRKVKEDDAPRTIACPHKGCTKMFRDNSAMRKHLHTHGPRVHVCAECGKAFVESSKLKRHQLVHTGEKPFQCTFEGCGKRFSLDFNLRTHVRIHTGDRPYVCPFDGCNKKFAQSTNLKSHILTHAKAKNNQ comes from the exons ATGGCATCCGGAGATACGCTGTACATTGAGACAGACGGCTCGGAGATGCCGGCCGAGATCGTGGAGCTTCACGAGATAGAAGTGGAAACGATACCGGTGGAGACTATAGAGACCACGGTGGTCGGCGGggatgacgacgacgacgacgacgacgacgggCAGCCCATGATCGCGCTCCAGCCGCTGGTCACGGACGACCCCAACTCgatccaccaccaccaccaccaccaccaccaggagGTGATTCTGGTCCAGACCCGGGAGGAGGTAGTCGGTGGGGACGACTCGGACCTGCACACGGACGGCGGCAGCGGGTTCGAGGACCAGATCCTCATCCCGGTACCGGCTCCGGGGGTGGAGGACGAGTACATCGAACAGACTTTAGTGACTGTCGCTGGGAAGAGCTCAGTGGGTCGGGTGAAACGGGGAGGCGGCACTGGTGGCAAGAAAGCGGGCAAAAAGAGCTATTTAAGCGGCTCGGAGGCTGGCGGAAGAAAATGGGAGCAGAAGCAGGTGCAAATAAAGACACTGGAGGGGGAATTCTCTGTTACAATGTGGGCCTCGG ATGACAATAAAGACATTGACCATGAGTCGGTGGTGGAGGAGCAGATCGTCGGGGAGAACTCCCCTCCGGATTACTCGGAGTACATGACAGGGAAGAAGCTGCCCCCTGGTGGTATCCCGGGGATCGACCTATCGGACCCCAAACAGCTGGCCGAGTTTGCCAG GATGAAGCCCAGGAAAGTCAAAGAAGACGATGCTCCCCGGACGATAGCTTGCCCTCATAAA GGCTGCACAAAGATGTTCAGGGATAACTCAGCCATGAGGAAGCATCTCCACACCCACGGACCCCGCGTGCACGTCTGCGCCGAGTGCGGCAAGGCGTTTGTCGAGAGCTCCAAACTCAAACGTCACCAACTTGTTCACACAGGGGAGAAACCCTTCCAG TGTACCTTTGAAGGCTGCGGGAAACGGTTTTCTTTGGACTTCAACCTGCGCACGCACGTGCGGATCCACACTGGAGACCGGCCCTACGTCTGCCCTTTCGACGGCTGCAATAAGAAGTTCGCGCAGTCAACCAACCTGAAGtctcacatcctcacacacGCCAAAGCCAAAAATAACCAATGA